The following are from one region of the Rattus rattus isolate New Zealand chromosome 13, Rrattus_CSIRO_v1, whole genome shotgun sequence genome:
- the Homer3 gene encoding homer protein homolog 3 isoform X2, with product MSTAREQPIFSTRAHVFQIDPATKRNWIPAGKHALTVSYFYDATRNVYRIISIGGAKAIINSTVTPNMTFTKTSQKFGQWADSRANTVYGLGFGSEQQLTQFAEKFQEVKEAARLAREKSQDGGEFTSTALAMASHQVPPSPLVSTNGPGEEKLFRSQSADAPGPTERERLKKMLSEGSVGEVQWEAEFFALQDSNQRLAGALREANAAATQWRQQLEVQRAEAEHLRQRVAELEAQVAAEPVRAGEKEATSQSVEQLEARVQTKDQEIQTLKNQSTGPREAPDAEREETQQQVQVGCRTSPVRVAPGVEQDLETRNAELEQQLRAMESNLEEAQAERERARAEVGRAAQLLDVRLFELSELREGLARLAEAAP from the exons ATGTCCACAGCCAG GGAACAGCCAATCTTCAGCACCAGGGCGCACGTGTTCCAGATCGACCCCGCTACGAAGAGGAACTGGATTCCTGCCGGCAAGCATGCACTTACCGTGTCCTATTTCTATGATGCAACCCGAAATGTGTACCGCATCATCAGCATCGGCGGCGCCAAG GCCATCATCAACAGCACAGTCACTCCCAACATGACCTTCACCAAAACCTCTCAGAAGTTCGGGCAATGGGCAGACAGTCGAGCCAACACTGTGTATGGCCTAGGCTTTGGCTCGGAACAGCAGCTGACCCAG TTTGCTGAGAAGTTTCAGGAGGTCAAAGAAGCTGCCAGACTGGCTCGGGAGAAATCTCAAGATGGTGGAGAATTCACTAGTACTGCCCTGGCCATGGCCTCCCACCAG GTTCCTCCAAGCCCCTTGGTCAGCACCAATGGTCCAGGAGAGGAGAAGCTGTTCCGCAGCCAGAGCGCGGACGCCCCTGGCCCCACTGAGCGGGAGCGGTTGAAGAAGATGCTGTCAGAAGG CTCCGTAGGGGAGGTCCAGTGGGAGGCTGAGTTCTTTGCGCTTCAGGACAGCAACCAGAGGCTGGCAGGGGCCCTTCGAGAGGCCAACGCGGCTGCCACTCAGTGGAGGCAGCAGCTGGAGGTCCAGCGTGCAGAGGCTGAACACTTGCGGCAGCGG gtggcTGAGCTGGAGGCCCAGGTGGCTGCAGAGCCGGTCcgggcaggagagaaagaagcaacCAGCCAGTCGgtggagcagctggaggctcggGTGCAGACCAAGGACCAG GAGATCCAGACTTTGAAGAATCAGAGCACTGGCCCACGAGAGGCTCCTGACGCCGAGCGGGAGGAGACACAGCAGCAGGTTCAGGTTGGCTGCAGGACCTCACCTGTAAGAGTGGCCCCCGGGGTAGAACAG GACCTGGAGACCCGGAATGCAGAACTGGAGCAGCAGCTGCGGGCGATGGAAAGCAACCTGGAGGAGGCGCAGGCCGAGCGGGAGCGCGCACGAGCAGAGGTGGGCCGGGCTGCGCAGCTGTTGGACGTTCGGCTGTTCGAGCTGAGCGAGCTGCGCGAGGGCCTGGCTCGCCTGGCAGAGGCAGCACCCTAG
- the Homer3 gene encoding homer protein homolog 3 isoform X3, giving the protein MSTAREQPIFSTRAHVFQIDPATKRNWIPAGKHALTVSYFYDATRNVYRIISIGGAKAIINSTVTPNMTFTKTSQKFGQWADSRANTVYGLGFGSEQQLTQFAEKFQEVKEAARLAREKSQDGGEFTSTALAMASHQVPPSPLVSTNGPGEEKLFRSQSADAPGPTERERLKKMLSEGSVGEVQWEAEFFALQDSNQRLAGALREANAAATQWRQQLEVQRAEAEHLRQRVAELEAQVAAEPVRAGEKEATSQSVEQLEARVQTKDQEIQTLKNQSTGPREAPDAEREETQQQVQDLETRNAELEQQLRAMESNLEEAQAERERARAEVGRAAQLLDVRLFELSELREGLARLAEAAP; this is encoded by the exons ATGTCCACAGCCAG GGAACAGCCAATCTTCAGCACCAGGGCGCACGTGTTCCAGATCGACCCCGCTACGAAGAGGAACTGGATTCCTGCCGGCAAGCATGCACTTACCGTGTCCTATTTCTATGATGCAACCCGAAATGTGTACCGCATCATCAGCATCGGCGGCGCCAAG GCCATCATCAACAGCACAGTCACTCCCAACATGACCTTCACCAAAACCTCTCAGAAGTTCGGGCAATGGGCAGACAGTCGAGCCAACACTGTGTATGGCCTAGGCTTTGGCTCGGAACAGCAGCTGACCCAG TTTGCTGAGAAGTTTCAGGAGGTCAAAGAAGCTGCCAGACTGGCTCGGGAGAAATCTCAAGATGGTGGAGAATTCACTAGTACTGCCCTGGCCATGGCCTCCCACCAG GTTCCTCCAAGCCCCTTGGTCAGCACCAATGGTCCAGGAGAGGAGAAGCTGTTCCGCAGCCAGAGCGCGGACGCCCCTGGCCCCACTGAGCGGGAGCGGTTGAAGAAGATGCTGTCAGAAGG CTCCGTAGGGGAGGTCCAGTGGGAGGCTGAGTTCTTTGCGCTTCAGGACAGCAACCAGAGGCTGGCAGGGGCCCTTCGAGAGGCCAACGCGGCTGCCACTCAGTGGAGGCAGCAGCTGGAGGTCCAGCGTGCAGAGGCTGAACACTTGCGGCAGCGG gtggcTGAGCTGGAGGCCCAGGTGGCTGCAGAGCCGGTCcgggcaggagagaaagaagcaacCAGCCAGTCGgtggagcagctggaggctcggGTGCAGACCAAGGACCAG GAGATCCAGACTTTGAAGAATCAGAGCACTGGCCCACGAGAGGCTCCTGACGCCGAGCGGGAGGAGACACAGCAGCAGGTTCAG GACCTGGAGACCCGGAATGCAGAACTGGAGCAGCAGCTGCGGGCGATGGAAAGCAACCTGGAGGAGGCGCAGGCCGAGCGGGAGCGCGCACGAGCAGAGGTGGGCCGGGCTGCGCAGCTGTTGGACGTTCGGCTGTTCGAGCTGAGCGAGCTGCGCGAGGGCCTGGCTCGCCTGGCAGAGGCAGCACCCTAG
- the Homer3 gene encoding homer protein homolog 3 isoform X1, with translation MSTAREQPIFSTRAHVFQIDPATKRNWIPAGKHALTVSYFYDATRNVYRIISIGGAKAIINSTVTPNMTFTKTSQKFGQWADSRANTVYGLGFGSEQQLTQFAEKFQEVKEAARLAREKSQDGGEFTSTALAMASHQVPPSPLVSTNGPGEEKLFRSQSADAPGPTERERLKKMLSEGSVGEVQWEAEFFALQDSNQRLAGALREANAAATQWRQQLEVQRAEAEHLRQRVAELEAQVAAEPVRAGEKEATSQSVEQLEARVQTKDQEIQTLKNQSTGPREAPDAEREETQQQVQVGCRTSPVRVAPGVEQVATACEWDRAVCSELLSNLIPSLTTFEQSRVPGKLPRDLGAVKSTPSYPVVLEGGQEQIVQRPRTSESVALLGTVLCSLRGSAGRLFCMSLIHDIRDCIMLHTMGFCM, from the exons ATGTCCACAGCCAG GGAACAGCCAATCTTCAGCACCAGGGCGCACGTGTTCCAGATCGACCCCGCTACGAAGAGGAACTGGATTCCTGCCGGCAAGCATGCACTTACCGTGTCCTATTTCTATGATGCAACCCGAAATGTGTACCGCATCATCAGCATCGGCGGCGCCAAG GCCATCATCAACAGCACAGTCACTCCCAACATGACCTTCACCAAAACCTCTCAGAAGTTCGGGCAATGGGCAGACAGTCGAGCCAACACTGTGTATGGCCTAGGCTTTGGCTCGGAACAGCAGCTGACCCAG TTTGCTGAGAAGTTTCAGGAGGTCAAAGAAGCTGCCAGACTGGCTCGGGAGAAATCTCAAGATGGTGGAGAATTCACTAGTACTGCCCTGGCCATGGCCTCCCACCAG GTTCCTCCAAGCCCCTTGGTCAGCACCAATGGTCCAGGAGAGGAGAAGCTGTTCCGCAGCCAGAGCGCGGACGCCCCTGGCCCCACTGAGCGGGAGCGGTTGAAGAAGATGCTGTCAGAAGG CTCCGTAGGGGAGGTCCAGTGGGAGGCTGAGTTCTTTGCGCTTCAGGACAGCAACCAGAGGCTGGCAGGGGCCCTTCGAGAGGCCAACGCGGCTGCCACTCAGTGGAGGCAGCAGCTGGAGGTCCAGCGTGCAGAGGCTGAACACTTGCGGCAGCGG gtggcTGAGCTGGAGGCCCAGGTGGCTGCAGAGCCGGTCcgggcaggagagaaagaagcaacCAGCCAGTCGgtggagcagctggaggctcggGTGCAGACCAAGGACCAG GAGATCCAGACTTTGAAGAATCAGAGCACTGGCCCACGAGAGGCTCCTGACGCCGAGCGGGAGGAGACACAGCAGCAGGTTCAGGTTGGCTGCAGGACCTCACCTGTAAGAGTGGCCCCCGGGGTAGAACAGGTAGCAACTGCCTGTGAGTGGGATAGGGCTGTCTGCTCAGAGTTGCTAAGCAACCTCATACCCAGTCTAACCACATTTGAGCAGTCTAGGGTTCCAGGGAAacttcccagagacctgggagccGTCAAGAGCACCCCCAGTTACCCTGTTGTCCTTGAGGGTGGGCAGGAGCAGATTGTGCAAAGGCCCAGGACCTCAGAATCAGTGGCCCTCCTGGGCACAGTACTGTGTTCCCTGAGAGGGTCAGCGGGAAGGCTGTTCTGTATGTCACTCATACATGACATACGTGACTGTATTATGTTACACACCATGGGTTTCTGCATGTag